The following coding sequences are from one Capsicum annuum cultivar UCD-10X-F1 chromosome 3, UCD10Xv1.1, whole genome shotgun sequence window:
- the LOC107863008 gene encoding uncharacterized protein LOC107863008 yields MMMSIFSSFDALSAEIFGQKVTRSWPPATSDNKQPAVGPTVSDRKAAAVSPPSTSSNGGLNKAGEAAAPSTSKSVSRPQQQRRPRFAPELDGVHCFETIIPY; encoded by the coding sequence atgatgatgtCAATTTTCAGTTCATTTGATGCTCTCTCCGCTGAGATTTTCGGCCAAAAAGTGACCCGCTCTTGGCCACCAGCCACTTCTGACAACAAACAACCTGCTGTGGGCCCTACTGTATCAGATCGCAAGGCCGCCGCCGTTTCTCCACCGTCTACTTCCTCAAACGGTGGACTGAACAAGGCCGGAGAGGCGGCGGCGCCGTCAACTTCAAAATCGGTTTCGAGGCCGCAGCAGCAAAGAAGGCCCAGGTTTGCGCCGGAATTGGATGGTGTTCACTGTTTCGAAACAATTATTCCTTATTGA
- the LOC107863007 gene encoding uncharacterized protein LOC107863007, whose product MVLAEAFMQILERPTIGAVFVEIIMFLGPVWIAFLFGIIVGWIWKPKWATWKNCKFDFSAPSSPTAALVPSSTSNGLELNQSHKFHSSKGHTPSFGSYADAGSEIEQFDSGPSQLYPLPITDEDLDHLWHLVERKDGGPPWKHVMDRSAPNMSYQAWQRDPENGPPQYCSRTVYEDASPELLRDFFWDDEFRVKWDDMIVHAETIEECPTTGTMVVHWVRKFPFFCSDREYIFGRRIWESGRSYYCVTKAVPCSTIPRKDKPRRVDVYYSSWFIQAVESRKGNGQLTACEVLLFHHEDMGIPWEIAKFGVRQGMWGTVRKIERGLRSYQKSRASNTKISHCALMAQVNTKVDPECLKSMDGDEESSGTQVQVAPGKSEGNINIPKLLIIGGALLVACTLDRGIIPKALLFNVARKLGNIGKRATPRA is encoded by the exons ATGGTGTTAGCTGAGGCATTTATGCAGATTCTTGAAAGACCAACAATAGGTGCAGTATTTGTTGAGATTATCATGTTTCTTGGTCCTGTTTGGATTGCATTTCTTTTTGGTATTATAGTTGGATGGATTTGGAAACCAAAATGGGCTACCTGGAAGAATTGTAAATTCGATTTTTCAGCTCCTTCTTCCCCTACTGCTGCTTTGGTTCCTTCTTCTACGTCTAATGGTTTGGAACTAAATCAATCCCACAAATTTCATTCCTCTAAGGGTCATACACCTAGCTTTGGTTCTTATGCGGATGCTGGCTCAGAAATTGAACAATTCGACAGTGG TCCGTCGCAGTTGTATCCTTTACCAATAACAGATGAAGATTTAGATCATTTATGGCATCTTGTTGAGAGGAAGGACGGAGGCCCTCCATGGAAACACGTGATGGATCGTTCTGCACCTAATATGAGCTATCAAGCGTGGCAGCGTGATCCAGAG AATGGTCCCCCTCAATATTGCAGCCGAACCGTGTATGAGGACGCATCACCTGAATTACTGAGGGACTTCTTTTGGGATGATGAGTTCCGGGTGAAGTGGGATGACATGATTGTGCATGCTGAAACAATAGAAGAGTGCCCCACAACAGGAACAATGGTAGTGCATTGGGTTCGAAAA TTCCCATTTTTCTGCAGCGACAGAGAATATATATTTGGTCGTCGAATATGGGAGTCAGGAAGGTCATATTATTGTGTTACAAAG GCAGTGCCATGTTCTACTATTCCCAGGAAGGACAAACCAAGACGTGTTGATGTGTATTATTCAAGTTGGTTTATTCAAGCAG TGGAATCGAGGAAAGGAAATGGCCAGCTGACAGCATGCGAGGTGCTTCTCTTCCATCACGAAGATATGGGTATCCCATGGGAAATTGCAAAATTTGGGGTAAGGCAGGGTATGTGGGGGACTGTAAGGAAGATTGAGCGTGGACTCCGTTCCTACCAGAAATCAAGAGCATCTAACACCAAGATCTCACATTGTGCTCTTATGGCCCAAGTAAATACGAAAGTTGATCCAGAATGCTTGAAGTCAATGGATGGGGATGAAGAATCATCAGGGACTCAAGTACAGGTTGCACCTGGAAAATCTGAGGGCAATATAAACATACCAAAGCTACTTATCATTGGCGGAGCTTTACTTGTTGCTTGTACCCTTGACCGAGGAATCATACCCAAGGCACTTTTGTTTAATGTAGCAAGGAAGTTAGGAAATATAGGGAAAAGAGCAACTCCAAGGGCATGA